From Echeneis naucrates chromosome 7, fEcheNa1.1, whole genome shotgun sequence, one genomic window encodes:
- the LOC115045896 gene encoding guanine nucleotide-binding protein G(I)/G(S)/G(T) subunit beta-1: MSELDQLRQEAEQLKNQIRDARKACADATLSQITANIDPVGRIQMRTRRTLRGHLAKIYAMHWGTDSRLLVSASQDGKLIIWDSYTTNKVHAIPLRSSWVMTCAYAPSGNYVACGGLDNICSIYNLKTREGNVRVSRELAGHTGYLSCCRFLDDNQIVTSSGDTTCALWDIETGQQTTTFAGHTGDVMSLSLAPDTRLFVSGACDASAKLWDIREGMCRQTFTGHESDINAICFFPNGNAFATGSDDATCRLFDLRADQELMVYSHDNIICGITSVAFSKSGRLLLAGYDDFNCNVWDTLKADRAGVLAGHDNRVSCLGVTDDGMAVATGSWDSFLKIWN; the protein is encoded by the exons GATGCCAGGAAAGCGTGTGCGGATGCTACCCTGTCTCAG ATCACAGCTAACATCGACCCTGTTGGCCGAATTCAGATGCGCACTAGACGGACACTGAGGGGGCATCTGGCCAAAATCTATGCCATGCACTGGGGCACTGACTCGAG gcTTTTGGTCAGCGCCTCCCAAGACGGCAAACTCATTATTTGGGACAGCTACACCACAAACAAG GTTCACGCCATCCCGTTGCGTTCCTCCTGGGTGATGACGTGCGCCTATGCCCCTTCTGGGAACTATGTTGCCTGTGGAGGCTTGGACAACATCTGCTCCATCTACAACCTGAAGACCCGTGAAGGAAATGTGCGTGTCAGCCGTGAGCTGGCTGGGCACACAG GCTACCTGTCCTGCTGTCGCTTCCTGGATGACAACCAGATTGTCACCAGCTCTGGAGACACCACCTG TGCTCTGTGGGATATTGAGACTGGTCAGCAGACAACTACATTTGCTGGTCACACTGGTGATGTCATGAGTCTCTCTCTGGCACCCGACACAAGGCTGTTTGTGTCTGGAGCCTGTGATGCCTCGGCCAAACTCTGGGACATCAGAGAAGGAATGTGCCGACAGACCTTCACTGGCCATGAGTCAGACATCAACGCCATCTGT TTCTTCCCCAATGGCAACGCTTTTGCCACAGGCTCAGATGACGCTACCTGCCGGCTGTTTGATCTGCGTGCTGACCAGGAGCTGATGGTTTACTCACATGACAACATCATCTGCGGTATCACCTCTGTGGCATTTTCCAAGAGTGGCCGTCTACTTCTGGCCGGTTATGATGATTTCAACTGCAATGTCTGGGACACTTTGAAGGCTGACCGTGCTG GTGTCCTGGCTGGTCATGACAACCGGGTGAGTTGCTTGGGTGTGACTGACGATGGCATGGCAGTGGCAACAGGGTCCTGGGACAGCTTCCTCAAGATCTGGAACTAG